The Pocillopora verrucosa isolate sample1 chromosome 2, ASM3666991v2, whole genome shotgun sequence genome has a segment encoding these proteins:
- the LOC131790730 gene encoding beta-glucuronidase-like has translation MWYSLPLAQVGDVLAMPVPSSYNDVTEDRWLRDFVGWVWYEKVFYVPSSWKSTSKRVVLRFDNVFYRCKVWLNSKEILEHEGGDLPFEVDITHQLDSLNGDSHRLTVAVNNTISQPRKVKASRSSSYCDSTSDQLTEVDFAGIHGSVKLYTTPEVHLTDISVFTEHTYTRAILKFVTEVAAYNHVKSKDIIMSYELLDRKGRVVSSAGGEGMFSGKVTVFFPTLWWPIGMSDKPGYLYNLKVITSYKGINDVYNLPVGFRTVRVEGSRILINNVPLYLKGFGKRQDSDIRARGFDYATLIRDFNLIQWFSANSIRTSEHPPPEELLELTDKYGIMVINESPTVAPKEVYQDHFTEHAVNRHVDLLSELIQRDKNHPSVVMWSVASHSVTVRSGNIDSHLKRMMDFTREMDLQKRPVTYVTSSYDKLMIMEDPGLQFCDVISFNRHYGWYWYPGQPSLISKSLEEDLRGLHNVFGKPVLMAEYGSSAVAGRHKKPSVLYTEEYQVDTMKQYFPVFDRLRKEFLAGEMIWTLTDYNVLESYDTMSTNAKGLLTRQRQPKASAHALRQRYQALTVDTHPRFTGDQLLDVLIRFKPHEGDKFPIAIHNRLPALIREERVNTTIRKRSLNEIMTYYEP, from the exons ATGTGGTATTCGTTGCCCTTAGCACAG GTTGGCGATGTTCTTGCGATGCCTGTTCCTTCCAGTTACAATGATGTCACAGAAGACCGCTGGCTTAGGGACTTCGTTGGCTGGGTGTGGTATGAGAAAGTCTTTTATGTGCCATCATCCTGGAAATCGACCTCCAAAAGAGTGGTCTTGCGCTTCGACAACGTATTTTATCGTTGTAAAGTG TGGTTGAATAGCAAAGAGATACTGGAACACGAAGGAGGAGACTTGCCCTTTGAGGTTGACATTACGCACCAGCTTGATAGCTTAAATGGAGATTCACACAGACTGACAGTGGCAGTGAATAATACAATAAGTCAACCAAGAAAAGTAAAGGCTAGTAGGAG CTCAAGTTACTGCGATTCAACAAGTGATCAGTTGACAGAAGTCGACTTCGCCGGAATCCACGGCTCAGTTAAACTCTACACCACTCCGGAAGTGCATTTAACAGACATCTCTGTATTTACGGAACACACTTACACCAGAGCCATACTCAAATTCGTCACAGAGGTCGCAGCCTACAATCACGTCAAATCAAAAGACATTATCATGAGTTATGAGCTGCTCGACAGGAAGGGAAGGGTGGTGTCATCTGCGGGTGGGGAGGGGATGTTCAGTGGGAAGGTCACAGTGTTTTTCCCAACCTTGTGGTGGCCCATAGGTATGAGTGACAAGCCTGGTTATCTGTACAATCTCAAg GTTATCACGTCTTATAAAGGAATTAATGATGTCTACAATCTTCCGGTGGGCTTCAGGACCGTCCGAGTAGAGGGCTCAAGGATCCTCATCAATAATGTTCCATTGTACTTAAAGGGGTTTGGAAAAAGGCAGGATAGTGAC ATTCGTGCTCGAGGTTTTGATTATGCCACCTTAATTAGAGACTTCAATCTGATTCAGTGGTTTAGCGCCAACTCCATCCGCACAAGTGAACACCCACCACCCGAGGAGCTTCTGGAACTTACAGACAAATATGGAATTATGGTCATCAACGAAAGCCCAACTGTGGCACCCAAAGAAGTGTATCA AGACCATTTTACAGAGCATGCAGTCAACCGCCATGTTGACTTGCTGTCAGAGTTGATACAACGGGATAAGAACCACCCATCTGTAGTGATGTGGTCTGTAGCAAGCCATTCAGTAACAGTGCGCAGTGGGAACATTGATTCACATTTAAAACGAATGATGGACTTCACACGAGAGATGGATTTACAGAAACGGCCTGTTACGTACGTCACCTCTTCATATGACAAGTTGATGATTATGGAAGATCCTGGG CTTCAATTCTGTGACGTCATTTCTTTCAATCGTCACTACGGTTGGTATTGGTACCCAGGCCAACCCTCGTTGATTTCGAAGTCTCTAGAGGAGGACCTGCGTGGCTTACATAATGTGTTTGGTAAACCAGTTCTCATGGCCGAATATGGCAGCAGCGCTGTTGCCGGGAGACATAAG AAACCGTCTGTGCTATATACCGAAGAGTATCAG GTCGACACAATGAAACAATATTTCCCAGTATTTGATCGACTCAGGAAAGAATTTCTGGCAGGAGAAATGATCTGGACTTTAACAGACTACAACGTTCTAGAAT CTTATGACACCATGTCAACTAACGCGAAGGGACTCTTGACGCGTCAAAGACAACCAAAGGCTTCTGCGCACGCTCTTCGGCAGAGGTATCAAGCCTTGACAGTGGACACGCATCCAAGGTTTACTGGTGATCAGTTGCTGGATGTCCTTATTAGATTCAAGCCTCACGAAGGAGACAAGTTCCCCATCGCCATCCACAACAGACTACCTGCTTTGATAAGAGAAGAAAGAGTAAATACAACAATACGGAAACGCTCCTTGAACGAGATAATGACATACTACGAACCGTGA
- the LOC131790696 gene encoding inositol polyphosphate 5-phosphatase K-like isoform X1: MSLRVHVCTWNVKVTQPPDEDFRSLLHLDNEEQLPDIVAVGLQEVDAKPQSLLIEYIKENSWVKILQAYLGAYGLVKLKSIRMLGMVHLVAVHTKHLPYVREIRPGYCKTALLGLLGTKGAVSLRFTLYGQSFCFINSHFSAHADYEEQRNLVVHPEYGSISQHLLFANCTPQKAMEHSYVFWLGDLNYRINETIDNIRGLCAKNDYPALWKHDQLLQGQKDGKCFEKFQEGELTFPPTYKYNPGTDQWDTESGKYRKPAWTDRVLWLESEERKNTVTLESYVSYQSYQTSDHRPVGASLALNLNDSISSMEDPISWKLDLMSLPWYGNEDGLCVYVVKNYKTYSWDWIGLYRVGFQHVFDYEMYEWAVGDGDEYGENGCAVLFDCLPEEAGHYVMCYYSYKLDCIISVSEPFEILPPRDEDKDPVEVQVEQPTEDV; the protein is encoded by the exons ATGAGTTTGAG AGTTCATGTGTGTACATGGAATGTCAAGGTAACACAACCACCAGATGAAGACTTCAGATCACTTTTGCACCTTGACAATGAAGAACAACTTCCTGATATTGTTGCCGTGGG TTTGCAGGAGGTTGATGCTAAACCACAGTCATTATTAATTGAATACATAAAGGAAAATTCCTGGGTAAAGATCCTTCAAGCCTACCTTGGGGCATATGGCTTGGTTAAG CTCAAATCAATCCGCATGCTTGGAATGGTACACCTTGTAGCTGTTCACACCAAGCATCTTCCATATGTGCGTGAAATTAGACCTGGTTACTGCAAAACAGCACTTCTTGGCCTCCTG GGAACCAAAGGAGCAGTGTCATTAAGGTTTACTCTTTATGGACAAAGCTTCTGCTTCATCAACAGTCATTTCTCTGCTCACGCTGACTATGAAGAACAAAGGAATCTGGTAGTACATCCA GAATATGGGAGCATTAGTCAACATTTGCTATTTGCAAATTGTACACCTCAAAAAGCAATGGAACACAG CTATGTATTCTGGCTAGGGGATCTCAACTACAGAATTAATGAAACCATTGACAACATCAGAGGGCTCTGTGCAAAAAATGATTACCCTGCACTATGGAAGCATGACCAG CTCTTACAAGGTCAGAAAGACggcaaatgttttgaaaagttccAAGAAGGAGAGCTTACCTTTCCACCTACTTACAAGTACAACCCTGGAACAGATCAGTGGGACACAGAAAG TGGAAAGTACCGCAAACCCGCCTGGACTGACCGAGTATTGTGGCTCGAATCTGAGGAGAGGAAAAACACTGTTACACTGGAGAGTTACGTTTCTTATCAGTCCTATCAAACAAGTGATCACAGACCTGTTGGAGCCTCGCTTGCCTTGAATCTTAAT GACTCGATCTCTTCAATGGAGGATCCTATCTCGTGGAAGTTGGATCTCATGAGTCTTCCCTGGTATGGCAATGAG GATGGTTTGTGTGTATACGTGGTGAAGAACTACAAGACGTACAGCTGGGATTGGATTGGTCTCTACAGG GTTGGTTTTCAACATGTCTTTGATTACGAAATGTATGAGTGGGCCGTGGGGGACGGGGACGAGTACGGCGAGAACGGCTGCGCGGTGTTGTTCGACTGTCTGCCAGAGGAGGCTGGCCATTACGTCATGTGTTACTATAGCTACAAGTTGGACTGCATTATTTCCGTCAGTGAACCATTTGAG ATTCTTCCACCCCGAGATGAAGACAAGGATCCAGTTGAGGTTCAAGTCGAGCAGCCCACTGAGGATGTGTAA
- the LOC131790683 gene encoding uncharacterized protein has translation MASVFVRQFRKRCSPLLAIFVLVTVLLVYHVIYHLRSKHRREIRFLTYNIWCSPFKMRERMEELRKIVEDLEPDVLAFQEVTLDNLAVLREQRWFSRYHLIPRGVLKSDGKHFVIILSIFPVEKWLVHPFTNNVDSTSNRGLVLAEVRNPISSTDVTFVFVATHLAYGGFGTTQREQQLKESFPIISSYDNVCIMGDLNINENIDGEVVLPPAWFDAWLSIPRNSNEDGFTYDRLKISILKGPPAVNATSYKGRLDRVFCKLFDFKVKEMRIVGDEVTRTGTLPSDHFGLFTVVEHIEKFETEKQKQSTGGESKVYFKRPRGWEKLIK, from the coding sequence ATGGCTTCCGTCTTTGTAAGGCAGTTTCGTAAACGTTGCAGTCCCCTTCTAGCTATTTTTGTGTTAGTTACTGTTCTGCTCGTTTATCATGTTATTTATCACTTGAGAAGTAAGCATAGAAGAGAAATAAGATTTCTGACGTACAACATTTGGTGTTCCCCTTTTAAGATGCGTGAAAGAATGGAAGAACTTAGAAAAATTGTAGAGGATCTCGAGCCAGATGTTTTAGCATTTCAAGAAGTCACGCTAGACAACCTGGCAGTTCTACGAGAACAGCGCTGGTTTTCTCGCTACCACCTTATTCCACGAGGCGTTTTGAAATCCGATGGAAaacattttgtcattattttgagTATCTTTCCTGTTGAGAAATGGCTGGTTCATCCATTCACAAATAATGTAGACTCTACATCGAATCGTGGTCTTGTTTTAGCAGAAGTTAGGAACCCCATTTCTTCTACAGATGTTACTTTTGTCTTTGTAGCAACACACTTAGCATACGGTGGCTTCGGCACTACGCAACGCGAACAACAGTTGAAAGAATCATTTCCAATTATCTCTTCATACGACAATGTTTGTATCATGGGAGACTTGAATATCAACGAAAATATCGATGGCGAAGTTGTGCTGCCACCAGCTTGGTTTGATGCGTGGCTATCGATTCCTAGAAATTCAAACGAAGATGGGTTTACATACGATCGGTTAAAAATTTCGATACTGAAAGGTCCTCCTGCAGTGAATGCAACAAGTTACAAGGGACGATTGGATCGCGTGTTTTGCAAACTGTTCGACTTCAAGGTTAAAGAAATGAGAATTGTTGGCGATGAGGTGACAAGAACCGGTACATTACCTAGTGATCATTTCGGTCTTTTTACGGTGGTTGAACACATAGAGaaatttgaaactgaaaaacagaaacaatcaACCGGGGGtgaaagtaaagtttattttaagaGGCCAAGAGGCtgggaaaaattaattaagtaa
- the LOC131790668 gene encoding uncharacterized protein, which yields MSLRRDFVSRVQKELKQLQSTKPHGIEVTLPSDSLQLWEAVVPGPKDSYYDGGLFKVQVYLPENYPLGPPSVRFLSPIYHVNVSPSSGHVCLGFLTEESWLPTRCVQDVLSGVFALLIRPELANAADHTLLEMYNKNKVVYEQKARKSALNTK from the exons ATGAGCTTAAGAAGAGATTTCGTTTCAAG GGTGCAGAAGGAGCTAAAGCAACTGCAGTCCACGAAGCCTCATGGAATCGAAGTGACACTTCCATCTGACAGTCTCCAGCTATGGGAGGCTGTTGTTCCGGGACCTAAAGACTCCTATTATGATG GAGGACTGTTTAAAGTTCAAGTTTATTTACC TGAAAATTATCCTCTTGGACCTCCGTCG GTTCGTTTTCTGTCTCCGATATATCACGTGAATGTTAGCCCGTCGAGTGGTCACGTGTGCCTGGGATTTCTCACCGAAGAGAGCTGGTTACCAACCCGATGTGTTCAAGATGTTTTGAGTGGAGTATTCGCTCTTCTCATTCGTCCTGAGTTGGCGAACGCCGCTGATCACACACTGCTTGAGATGTACAATAAGAACAAAGTGGTATACGAACAAAAGGCCAGGAAGAGTGCTTTGAACaccaaatga
- the LOC131790696 gene encoding inositol polyphosphate 5-phosphatase K-like isoform X2 — protein MSLRVHVCTWNVKVTQPPDEDFRSLLHLDNEEQLPDIVAVGLQEVDAKPQSLLIEYIKENSWVKILQAYLGAYGLVKLKSIRMLGMVHLVAVHTKHLPYVREIRPGYCKTALLGLLGTKGAVSLRFTLYGQSFCFINSHFSAHADYEEQRNLEYGSISQHLLFANCTPQKAMEHSYVFWLGDLNYRINETIDNIRGLCAKNDYPALWKHDQLLQGQKDGKCFEKFQEGELTFPPTYKYNPGTDQWDTESGKYRKPAWTDRVLWLESEERKNTVTLESYVSYQSYQTSDHRPVGASLALNLNDSISSMEDPISWKLDLMSLPWYGNEDGLCVYVVKNYKTYSWDWIGLYRVGFQHVFDYEMYEWAVGDGDEYGENGCAVLFDCLPEEAGHYVMCYYSYKLDCIISVSEPFEILPPRDEDKDPVEVQVEQPTEDV, from the exons ATGAGTTTGAG AGTTCATGTGTGTACATGGAATGTCAAGGTAACACAACCACCAGATGAAGACTTCAGATCACTTTTGCACCTTGACAATGAAGAACAACTTCCTGATATTGTTGCCGTGGG TTTGCAGGAGGTTGATGCTAAACCACAGTCATTATTAATTGAATACATAAAGGAAAATTCCTGGGTAAAGATCCTTCAAGCCTACCTTGGGGCATATGGCTTGGTTAAG CTCAAATCAATCCGCATGCTTGGAATGGTACACCTTGTAGCTGTTCACACCAAGCATCTTCCATATGTGCGTGAAATTAGACCTGGTTACTGCAAAACAGCACTTCTTGGCCTCCTG GGAACCAAAGGAGCAGTGTCATTAAGGTTTACTCTTTATGGACAAAGCTTCTGCTTCATCAACAGTCATTTCTCTGCTCACGCTGACTATGAAGAACAAAGGAATCTG GAATATGGGAGCATTAGTCAACATTTGCTATTTGCAAATTGTACACCTCAAAAAGCAATGGAACACAG CTATGTATTCTGGCTAGGGGATCTCAACTACAGAATTAATGAAACCATTGACAACATCAGAGGGCTCTGTGCAAAAAATGATTACCCTGCACTATGGAAGCATGACCAG CTCTTACAAGGTCAGAAAGACggcaaatgttttgaaaagttccAAGAAGGAGAGCTTACCTTTCCACCTACTTACAAGTACAACCCTGGAACAGATCAGTGGGACACAGAAAG TGGAAAGTACCGCAAACCCGCCTGGACTGACCGAGTATTGTGGCTCGAATCTGAGGAGAGGAAAAACACTGTTACACTGGAGAGTTACGTTTCTTATCAGTCCTATCAAACAAGTGATCACAGACCTGTTGGAGCCTCGCTTGCCTTGAATCTTAAT GACTCGATCTCTTCAATGGAGGATCCTATCTCGTGGAAGTTGGATCTCATGAGTCTTCCCTGGTATGGCAATGAG GATGGTTTGTGTGTATACGTGGTGAAGAACTACAAGACGTACAGCTGGGATTGGATTGGTCTCTACAGG GTTGGTTTTCAACATGTCTTTGATTACGAAATGTATGAGTGGGCCGTGGGGGACGGGGACGAGTACGGCGAGAACGGCTGCGCGGTGTTGTTCGACTGTCTGCCAGAGGAGGCTGGCCATTACGTCATGTGTTACTATAGCTACAAGTTGGACTGCATTATTTCCGTCAGTGAACCATTTGAG ATTCTTCCACCCCGAGATGAAGACAAGGATCCAGTTGAGGTTCAAGTCGAGCAGCCCACTGAGGATGTGTAA